TGTAGAATCAAATGAACATCAGGAAGATTGCCACATTCACAAAAGATATCCCGGGGCTATGTAAAGAACACTATATGCTTCAAAAGCATTTGCAAGTATTTTCCCATACGACACGAAAAGAGAGACTTTGCATTTATAGAACAGCGAGGAACCTTCCACAGAATAGTAGAGTTCTAGAGATAGGGTCACACTTAGGCTCGTCTGCACTACTCATTTGCTTAGGGATACAAAGCAAGGGCGGGAGGCTATACTGCGTAGATACATGGAACAATGAAACAATGCCAGATGGGCTTAAGGATACCTTCGAGGAATTTAGGCTGAATACCTTACAGTACTCAAAAATAGTTACTCCAATCAGAAAGAACAGTTGCTCACTAGCTTTTGCCGACTTGAATACCTGTCTAGACATGGCATTCATTGATGGCGACCATTCTGAAAAGGCCGTCAGAGGCGATTTTGAGAAAGTCGCACGCTACCTGAAACCGCACGGTCTTCTTCTATTTCACGACGTAACTCATTACCCAGGGGTAAATAAGGTTGTAGGGGAAGCAATGGCCGCATCTAAGTGGCAGCTCATACGCTTAGTCGATTCACTAGCAGTGCTAGAGAAAGTCTAACATCTAATATCGGGTAATAACCAATGGAACACATTACTTACTCCATAGCAATATGCAGCCACAATCCGGATTTACGGTTGCTTCACAGACTCCTATATGCAATCAATAGCCTTCAAGGGTTGCACGAAGCGCAGAGCATCGTCCTAGTCGATAATAATTCTTCTCCTCCACTTAACAAGGATGGAGCGGTGGTTAGCTTTCTTGCATCTACTCCTTCCGCAAGATATGTTGTCGAAGAGAAACAAGGACTGACTTACGCTAGACTTCGAGCCATACGTGAAACAGACTCGGATATTCTCATTTTCCTTGATGACGATAATGAGCCGTGCGCCAACTACTTAGAACATATACGTAATGCATTCTACACTTACCCAAATAGCGGGGCATGGGGCCCGGGAAGAGTCTCAGTAGAATTTGTTGACAGAACTCCAGAGGAAGTCAAACGTTATTCGAATGTCTTTCAGAAGCGAGACACACCATTTGGCTATGCATGTACGCCAGGCGAGTGGAATTCTTTTTGCCCCTTCGGAACAGGACTTGCCGTAAGGCGTATAGTATTAGATTCATATGCTAATGCATACGAGCAGGGGAGGCTCACTAGAAGTGATCGGAGGGGTAAGTCACTATCAAGCGCTGGAGATATTCAAATCGTTTGGCAAGCTTTCAATCTTGGTTATTCCGCAGGAGTGCTACCGGATCTTACATGCAACCATATGATTAATTCTAGCAAAGCAAACAGCAACTACATTTTCAGGCTCAGCTTTTGGACGGCGAGCTCTTATCTGCCCGCACTATCCGAGTCATTTCCTCAACTGATTCCCATGCGCACAAAGAAGAGAGGCTTGCTCTTCATATTGTCATTTGCCTTCTCGAAATACTGCCTTACTATGATTTTAAATCTTCTTGCTCCTAAAGGCCGTTTGGGCCGAACAATGGCTTATGCACGCTGGCTGGGCAATGAGCATGGCAGGCTTACCGCCTGGCAAGATCAAGCATCTTTAACAGTACTAAGAATCGCACTATTTCTGCGAGTAGCATAGACGCTCCCGAGTCAAGCGGAATGGTCACCTGCAGGCAAGCAGAGATTGTCCAGCCATATAGATTCACACATGCCAAGAATCCTAAGTTAGTGCTGGCAAAGGGTTGGCCATTGCGCTGTGAGAGACCAACCATAATTCAAGAAGACAATAGCCCATTTGCCC
This portion of the Cyanobium sp. NIES-981 genome encodes:
- a CDS encoding class I SAM-dependent methyltransferase; this encodes MLQKHLQVFSHTTRKERLCIYRTARNLPQNSRVLEIGSHLGSSALLICLGIQSKGGRLYCVDTWNNETMPDGLKDTFEEFRLNTLQYSKIVTPIRKNSCSLAFADLNTCLDMAFIDGDHSEKAVRGDFEKVARYLKPHGLLLFHDVTHYPGVNKVVGEAMAASKWQLIRLVDSLAVLEKV
- a CDS encoding glycosyltransferase, translated to MEHITYSIAICSHNPDLRLLHRLLYAINSLQGLHEAQSIVLVDNNSSPPLNKDGAVVSFLASTPSARYVVEEKQGLTYARLRAIRETDSDILIFLDDDNEPCANYLEHIRNAFYTYPNSGAWGPGRVSVEFVDRTPEEVKRYSNVFQKRDTPFGYACTPGEWNSFCPFGTGLAVRRIVLDSYANAYEQGRLTRSDRRGKSLSSAGDIQIVWQAFNLGYSAGVLPDLTCNHMINSSKANSNYIFRLSFWTASSYLPALSESFPQLIPMRTKKRGLLFILSFAFSKYCLTMILNLLAPKGRLGRTMAYARWLGNEHGRLTAWQDQASLTVLRIALFLRVA